The window CGCGGCAGAGCGCGAGGGCGAACTCGGGCTCGAAGGCGTCCACGCAGACGACGGGCAGGGTCCGGAAGTGGACCGCCACGTCGATCCCCTCGACGTCCATCGCTCGGAGCTGCGACGCCGCATCGAAGCCGGCCGCCGCGTACTCCTTGAGGATCTCGCGCGACCGCGCCTCGGCGTGGACCCGCCCCGTGCCGATCGGGCGGGGGAAGGTGTACTCGCCGACGCGCCAGTGACGCACGTACCCGTGCGCGGCGTCCAGCGGCCGCGGCGCTCGGTCTTTGTACGCCTTGTCCAGATACCGGCCATAGAGGTCCGCGGGCTCGATGACGTGGAGGTCGCTGTCAAGCACTCGAAATCCTGCCTTGGCCATGGTGTCTCTCCCTTACGAAATCAAGTCTATCACCGCGGCTACAGGATAAATGTGGTGCCGACGGAGTTCTGGACGAAGGCATCGGGCATTGCGGCCGCGATGGCGTGCGTCGCTTTCCACCCCGTGCAGTGCGCCGGCACGACGACGGCAGGCGAAAACTGCTGAAGCTCCCGGACCGTCCGGGGAATCAGCGCATCGAAGAGGCCGCCGGTCAGATGGAAGCCGCCGAGCACGGCGTGGATCTGCTCGCCGCTGGCCAGCGTCCGCGCGTGGGTGAGGATGTTGATCAGCCCGGCGTGCCCGCAGCCGGTAAGGACGACGAGCCCTTTGCCACGGACCTTCATGACGATCGCCTGGTCGTCGTGGATCCAGGGGTCCAGTTCCCATCCCCCTTCCCGCTCGGCGTAGTGGATGGGGAAGCCTTTCTCGAAGTCGCTCACGCGCGGCACCTGCCCGGTAATCATGACCGAGCTCTCGAGAAGGCAGGACGGGCTTACCTGATCGACAAACTCAATCCCCTCGCCTCGAGATCGCTTCGGCTCGGCGGCGGCAACCTGACCTCGTGGCCGTCCGGGAGCACCAGCTTCCTGAGCCTGAACGCCTCAGGGTGGATCACCAGCGGGAGCGCGCGGCGGCCGCGTGCTCTGAGCATGCCGAGAAGGCCGAAGGTGTGATCGCTGTGACCGTGGCTCAGGACCACCGCGCGGAGGTCGGCCGGGTTGACCTCCAGAATCTCGATGTTCCGGATCAGGCCGTCCGGGGTCAGTCCGGCGTCGAAGAGGAACGAGTGACGGCGGCCGTCCTTCACCACTGTCACGAGCGTTGAGAACCCGTGCTCGGCCCGGAGGCGGCTCCTGGGACCGCCCAGGACCGCGTCCCGGGGGACGCGCCGGACCGTCTCGGTGGACCACAGGAGCGCGTCGATGCTGTTGTCCACCAGGGTCATCAGCTCGACGCGCTCGACTTCCTGAAGATCGAGGCCTGTCATGGCGGATCGTCAACCCGGCAGGGCGGCCGTCCGAGCTAGGGCGCTCGCCCAACCAGCTCGGTGACCAGGCGCGTGGCCGACCAGAGCGGCAGCCAGCTCGAGTGCCGCCCGCTGCCGCCCGCCACGATGATGATCACAAGGCGCGGCTCGGCCACGATCGGGATCAGCGCGTCGTCGCCCGCCGCCTCGATCCACCGCGGCCACGTCCGCTCGCCGTGGTTCCCCCGGCCGACCAGGTCGCGCTTGGGGAGCCGCGCGCGCTCGAAGAGGAAGCGCTTGACATCCTCCTTGGTGTAGCCGGCGGCGGCGATCTCCTGGACGTGCTCCGGGCAGAGGACGACCAGCACCTGGTTCTGCCGGCCCTGGTAGTAGTAGCTCACGGCGCCCCACGCGCGCATCGATCCGGCGATCGTCTCCAGGATCTGCTCGCCCCGCTGCGCCGTGTGCTCGGTGACCTGGTGGAACGAGCGGACCCCGGCCACGCTCACGGTGCTCTGCTCGCGCGGGAAGCCGAGCTCCACGCGGAGCGGCTCCCACGGGCTCGCCTCCTCGGCCTCCGCGGTGCAGAAGCTGTACTCCGCGGGGAACGCCTGGGTGGACTTCTTCATGTCGCCCGGGATCGCGCCGCCCAGGTTCCGCATGACGAGCCGGAGCGTCCGGCCGATGGCCGCGTTGGCACGGTAGCCGGAGCCGAAGCAGGAGGTCCCGGCGTTCACGCCGGCCCGCCCGGCCTCCGGCCCGCTGACGATGACCAGCGGAGCCCCGCCGCCCGTGGTGACGCCGGTCCCGCCCGGGTTGAACTCCTCTCTGAGCCCAGCGCGCACCGCTGCCAGGGCCAGGCGCACGTGGACGGGCGCGGCGCCGGCCATCACAGCGTTGGCGGCGAACTTCTCGGCGGTGACGGTGCCGTTTCGCGGCGGCATCACACCGAGGACCGTCGAGGGCGCGAGCTGCACGGCCTCCAGCAGCCGCGCCACGCGCGCCTCGGTCGGCGGGATCAGGGGGAGGCCGTCAGACCACCCGCGCGCCTCGAAGGCGTCGTGGAGCTCGTCGAGGTCGGCGGGCAGCTCGACGCGCGCAGCTGACGGCACGGGCACCCGGGCTCGCTCGGCTCCGCCCACCGCCCGTGGCGCTGGCGCCGTGAGGGCGGCCAGGATGCGGGGAAAGGCCGCCCGCGCGACCTGCTCCACCTGCTCGGGCGGCCGGCTCGCCATCGGATGCGGGACCAGGACGACCGCGTGGTGGGGCATGCCGAGGGCCTCGGCCCGGAGCCGCGCGGCCTCGGCGAAGGCTTCGGTGACGACGGTGACCGACGGTTTGCCGCGCCGCTCCGTCTCGATCCCGTCGTGGAGACCCCACGACGTGCACGACCCTCAGTCGGCGACGCCGTGGACGACGATGTCGCACCGCTTCAGAAGCTCGTCGAAGGCCTCGTCGGGGAGCGGGAGGCTCGGGTTCGGCTTGCGCCGGATCACCACACCGCCGACCCCCGCCTCCTCCAGGAGCTGCCCGATGATCTGCATGAAGCGGTCGGAGTTGGTGCGGGCGTTGTCCACGAGGCCCACGCGCGCGCCCTCCGCGCGCGCCGGGCGCGGCACCGCCTCGACGAGCTGCGGTCGGTCCTCCGCCGCGGGATGAACGACCCTCACGGTATTGCTACCGCTCATCGTCTGCTCTCGTAGTTCGAGCGCGGGCTTTGCCCGCGCGATTAACTCGGGCCTCGCGCGGCGGGTGGCCCGCCTCGCGGCATGGCCGAACCCGCCACGCTCGAACCACAGGGGAGGCTTCGGAGGGGGACACCCACGCCTCCGGCGTGGGTACCCGGACCCCCTCCGATGAAATTACTGCGCGAGCCACACCTTCATGAACGTGTTGTGGTCGTAGACCGTCGGCGAGGCCTTGTAGTTGCGCACGCGCTTGTCCTTGAAGAACCACCCCTCGACCCAGGCGACGGGGATCGCGGACGGCGCCCCGGTCAGGATGTGGCGCTGTAGCTCGTGGTAGATCTGCTTGCGCTTCTCGCGGTTGGTCTCCTTGAGGCCGCGCTCGGTCAGCTCGTCCACCTTCGGGTCCGACCACTTGCCCCAGTTGCTCCCGGCTTCGGTCGTGTAGATCAGGCTGAAGATGTCGCCAGGGTCCGCCGTGACCATGGCCCTGTCCTGGGTGGAGATGAAGACGAAATCGCCCTTGCCGTAAACCGCGAAGCCCGCGGCGCTCTCGTAGGTCTTCATCGTCCCGCGGATACCGATCTTCCTGAGCTGGGACAGGACGAGCTGGGCGCGGTCGATGTAGCCACCCACCGAGCGGACCGCCGCCTCGACGTCAATGCCGTTCGGGTAGTGCTTCTCCACCAGCCGCTTGGCCTCCGCGATGTCCTGGTCCTTGGGCTGACGGCAGCCGGGAAGCTTGTTGACCTCCTCCAGCGGCAGGGCGAAGTCCCCCACGAGCTTGGGATCGAGCAGCGCGCAGGGAACGCCGGCGCCCTCCAGCGTCTTGGCAACCAGCTCCTGGCGGTCAATGACCAGGCTCACCGCGCGGCGGATATCCGGGTTGTTGAAGGGCGGCTTCTGGGTATGCATGTAGATCAGGAAGATCGTGTTGATGGAATCCTGGTAGACCTCCACCTCGTTTCCCCGTGCGGCCTTGAGCTCATCGGCCTGGGTCTTCTTCATCGGTGGCCACGTATCCCAGACCATGATCCGCCCGGCTTTGGCGGCGGCGAGCTGGGTCGGCGCGCCCTTGAGAATGAACTGCTTCACCCCGTCCAGGTACGGGACCCCCGGGATGAAGTAGTCTTTGTTCTTCTCCCACTCGATGACACTATCGCGCTC is drawn from Candidatus Rokuibacteriota bacterium and contains these coding sequences:
- a CDS encoding MBL fold metallo-hydrolase, which gives rise to MITGQVPRVSDFEKGFPIHYAEREGGWELDPWIHDDQAIVMKVRGKGLVVLTGCGHAGLINILTHARTLASGEQIHAVLGGFHLTGGLFDALIPRTVRELQQFSPAVVVPAHCTGWKATHAIAAAMPDAFVQNSVGTTFIL
- a CDS encoding ABC transporter substrate-binding protein, giving the protein MRKSLVSTLVLALLVSLSASGALAQEKPRYGGILNWYDYADPGRLDIHAEGPLSVQQAHAGVYSGLLHYDPDDPTKIAGDLAERWTVSPDGKTYTFHLRKGVKWHDGQPFSAADVKTTFDRILNPAFKSPRCGSMLKPIASSIEVVDPNTVQFHLKFPAAPFLAYTASAWCRVVAKHILEKYGDLQKPEAQIGTGPFKFKRYERDSVIEWEKNKDYFIPGVPYLDGVKQFILKGAPTQLAAAKAGRIMVWDTWPPMKKTQADELKAARGNEVEVYQDSINTIFLIYMHTQKPPFNNPDIRRAVSLVIDRQELVAKTLEGAGVPCALLDPKLVGDFALPLEEVNKLPGCRQPKDQDIAEAKRLVEKHYPNGIDVEAAVRSVGGYIDRAQLVLSQLRKIGIRGTMKTYESAAGFAVYGKGDFVFISTQDRAMVTADPGDIFSLIYTTEAGSNWGKWSDPKVDELTERGLKETNREKRKQIYHELQRHILTGAPSAIPVAWVEGWFFKDKRVRNYKASPTVYDHNTFMKVWLAQ
- a CDS encoding MBL fold metallo-hydrolase, with the protein product MTGLDLQEVERVELMTLVDNSIDALLWSTETVRRVPRDAVLGGPRSRLRAEHGFSTLVTVVKDGRRHSFLFDAGLTPDGLIRNIEILEVNPADLRAVVLSHGHSDHTFGLLGMLRARGRRALPLVIHPEAFRLRKLVLPDGHEVRLPPPSRSDLEARGLSLSIR